Genomic segment of Aulosira sp. FACHB-615:
AGCTGGGCTGATACCTGCCTTTTTAGTTGTATCTTTTTAAGTGCTTGGCTGGGATACCAAGATATTTTGATAGCTTATTACCTTCCTTTATTGATGGTGATTTTTGCTCAAATTGTGTGGTGGATAGTGAACTTAATTAAATATGGCAAACCCGCCAGCTATCACACTTACTCAGCTAAGTTTTGGGGAATTACATTATTTATTGCCATTGTGGCATTGTTTGGATTTAACTACGCTGGCATAACTTTATGGCTAACTTGTATTGCCGGAACTATTTACAGCATCGAAGAAATTGCGATGACGTTAATATTGCCAGTGTGGACGCATGATGTTTTGAGTATTTTTCATGCTTTAAAAATACGTCAGCAGCAATTACAAACAACCGATATTTCTACTGTCTAAAAATACATTTAATATCCAGGAACCAATATGGTACAAACTCCAGAAAAACCTGTTACTAAAATCCCACCTTCAAAACATGAATTTGCGGAAGTAATTCATCGTTTAGAAGCTGGCGGTTCAATGTTACCAGACACGCCAGAAAACTTAATGCAAATCATCGGGATTTATAAAGCTTACGCTGTCCCGATGGATTTTTACTGGCGTGACTTATTATATATAGCTGAACAGGTATTTTTAGAGCCATTTGCCTTTTTTAAATACTTCTTACCCAAAGAGTATTTAGACCTGCATAATCATTACGCTGGTGATACTGCTGATTTAAGAATTTGGCGTGGTGAAGCAACAGCCCATCCTGAACTTTTGGCATTTATGGAAAAGGGTGAAACCTTGAAAATGCCAAAATTATTGCATCACTTATTCCACGATCGCATCAACATGGAATTTGCGGAAGCTTGTATGCGGGCAATGCTTTGGCATAGACAGATGTATGCGCCAGTCAATCAATTTGATGCGTATCTCGACTCCGAAGAATACAAAGCCAACGCCGACAGGGCAATTAAAGCTTACTTCCAAGGCAACCCCGTAATGCTGGGACTGTACAAACTGTTTCCTGATATGTTTTTGGAACAGTGCCGCCAGATGTCCTACTACTCTAACCTCGGCTTGTTCTGGGAAGTCATGGCCCCGGTATTCTTTGAAATGTCCGACATCTACGACGAAGGTGGGTTTAAGGGTGTACCTGACGCAATGAACTTTTTGGTCAATGGCATATTTGCGATCGCAGGTCGTCCCATTTACCATCATGTTTATATCCGTGGGGAATGCTACGAAATTATCCCCAAATCAAAAGGCTTCACCTGGCTGTACGAAGCAGCATTACCCTACGTAGAAGCTGTATTCTACCGCACCGCCCCCTTTAGAGGCACAAAATCTTACAACGCCCAAGCCGGACAAGTGCCAGATGACCAAAAAGATTTCCACTACGGCATTCTCTACGCCGATGTCTTTCCTGTGGGAACTGCTGGTATTCCACCAACATTATTAATGCAAGATATGTTGCACTTTTTACCACAATATCTTGTTGATTACTACAAACAACATTGCCGTGGTGAAGACGATATGTTGATTCAGTTGGGTATTAGTTTCCAACGCTCAATGTATAACGTTACTTCTGCGGTAATTCAAGCCCTAAGAACTGCGCTTTTATATCCCTTAGATGACCCTAATCCTAAACATTTGCAAGCCAATCGTGAGTTTTTTGAACAGCAATTAAATCGCTTTACCCGCGCTGATTATGGTATGCGTGATGCTGCCCGTCTGCGGAATATTCAAACCCCAGATTATCGTTAATTAAACAGTGATGAGCTTTACTAATGACTGAACACAAGTTGATTTGAATTGAAGGCAGATACAACTTTTTCGTTCCCAATTAGTAAAGCTCTAGACAATGTAGATTAAGATTATTTAAAAGTTCTTTAATGGCTTCCTCTCCAGACCGAATTAGAGCTTCGATATAATTAGTAGGCGCATTTCCGCAACGTAGCCATATTACTTTGGGCGGTGAACCGTATAAACGGCTTCGCTCAACAAAGTCTGCATCTTGAGTGACAATGCAAAAATCATTCCTTTTAGCAAATTCCCAGATTTCAGTGTCAGTCCTTTCTTGGAGTGCATGAAACTGCACATGACTGGAATCAGGGAAAATATCTGCTAATCGAGTTGTCAGCTTGCGGCTCAAATTTTGATCAAATAGTAGCTTCAACCAGCACCTACCGAAGCAACAAGACGGTGTTCTCTGTCAGCAGCAAACTCTAAGCAAGCCCTGATGTCCGCTTCAGTCAACTCAGGAAAGTCTTCCAGAATCTCAGTATGAGACATCCCGACTGCTAACCAACCCAGAACATCGTACACAGTGATTCGCATCCGTCGAATACAGGGTTTGCCGCCTCGTTTGTCAGGTTCTATGGTAATAATGTCACGATAACTCATTTTGGTTGTTTATAATCTGTCTGATACGTCTCTAAGTTTAGAGCAGCCTGACACTGGGCTGCAACTTAGCCGTTAAATCGTTTTACTCATTGCTGCCCGACTGTGGAGTATTAAAAACCTACGTTTATTGGGCAAGATTGATCGTCGTGCAAACAAGAATGGGACTCCTCGTGTGAGGGGAGGTAAGGACGTAAAGAGGTGGTTCAAGGCACAGGCGACAGAGATGGCAGAGATATCGGTAGAAGTAATGTCTCCAACATCCATTCGACTGAAAGTCGAGTGAGTGTTAGAAGATTCAGGTTCATCCCAAAGTCGAATCAGGTAATCACGGCAAAATTGTGGCGATGATATTAAAACCGGAGATTTTGAAGTTGACACGAGTAAAATAGCTGTTGGCGATCGCCTTGAAGCTTGTCACCCAGATGATTAGTTGTTGTATAGGCTAAAATATTGAAACACATCACTGCAACTAAATAATTGATATGACAGCCACAGCGCGTGTTATTCATAGTGACCCTGACATAATGGGAGGAACGCCTGTTTTTGTCGGAACTCGTGTGCCAATGAAAACGCTGCTTGATTATCTTGAAGCAGGTGATTCAATAGATGAGTTTTTAGATCATTTTCCCAGTGTAAGACGTGAGCAAGCGATCGCAGCCCTTGAGTTGGCAAAGGAAATGCTGACATCGAGATGAAATTACTGCGGATACTCAACAAAGTTTAGCGGATTTCCGTGGAGGTAGTTTTCAGGCTCTATCAGCCAAAAGTGTAATTGCTCAATTGCGCGAATCTTTGAACCAAGAAGAAGAATGAGACTTCTGGTTTTAACGCCGAAATTTAAGTGAGCATTCTGTAAATTTGTGAAACGAAATGCTGACCTTCAGCAACAAATTGAAGACACTCTTCCGCAAATGGAAGCAAGAATAATTAACCGCAGATGGACGCAGATAAATTTGTACCTCAGCAGACGAGTAAAGGCTGTAGTGCAAATACTAACATTAATCAAAAAAGTCTTGAAAAACTTACTATTATTTTGCAGTGACCCAAAATAAATGTAGAGACATAGCATTACTACGTCTCTACATTTTTTCTCAATTTTTCACTTCTCTAATTAATTCGCTACTTCAGCGAGTTCAATAATCCGCCCTTCATAGTCTTTAATTAAGAAATTTAAAGGCTTTTGGTTGCGAATTTTAAATTTTAAACCACGGGTTTCTACCCGCAATAAAATCATTTCCAAGCAGTCACGGTCAAAACAAACGTGACGCTGTTGATTTTTGCTGCCTAAACTCGCTCCGGTAATGACGTGTAGCTGGGTATTCTTTTTCAGTTGATACCAGAGTCCTTCGTTAGCATTGTTCATTGTTTTGCCCGACCAACTGGGACTGGCGGACATATACAAAGGATCTATCGCCGTTGTGCCGATGGTTTGTTCATAGTTGTAGTAGTAGTGCAGAGGCACTTCTGCGGCTGGTAAATCGAGTAGCCCTTCGTACAACTGTCGAGCAATTTCCAAATCTGACACCATCACTGTGTGAACTTTGGGCGCACTGCTGAGAAACATCCACATCGCCCCAGCATAAGCCGCCAGCAGCATGACCATAATGCCTTGAGTCGAAAACAGACTATCTAAAGGCAGGGATGGTAAAAATGAGCCAAAAGTCAACGGGGCAAGTAAAAACTGCATTACATTAGCTGCTATAACCATGAACAAATTGAAGATTGTATAAGGGAGCCGCTTTTATTTTTATTGATAGAGACTAATATTAAGTCCTTGTCTTTAGTGTATCAATACTAAAGTGGTCTGATCTGGGACAGCAAACAGACATAAACGAAAATTTTACGGTTTGCACTCTGGGGCTATTGTTATAAACATTAATCTTAACAACTCTTAGCGAAAAGGCTTATGCAAATTCCTCATTTTCCCGAAACAAATCACCCGCTAGTTAAGTCGCTGTTTCATCACAATGACCAGGAACTGCTGAGTCTATTTCAACGATATCCAGAGGCTGGCAAGTATTTCACGGTGATTTTTTGTCGTTACAGCCCGATTGTATATACTTTAATTCAACATTCAGCGCGATCGCCTGTGCAGGCAGATTATCTGTTTGCCCTGACTTGGCGACATATCTATTACGAACTGGGCGGACTGGATTTAGAAAACCCCCAACCCGGACAAGAAGGTTTAACCTTACAAAATTGGCTAATTAACATCACAGCTTTTTGTATTAACGAGATTGAACTTCCACCTACGGAAGCCATTCATTATTCGCTGCAAGCCACTTCGCCGCCTTTATGGTGTTATGTGGAAAAAGCTTTAGACCAGCTACCCCCGATTTTACGTTTGATGGTGTTGATGGCACAAACTTTCCATTGGAGTGAAACCAGAATTGCAGCTTATTTGCAAGCGGAAGGTGAAAGAATTGCCCCTGCCGAAGTAGCCAATTTTCTCCAGGAAGGCTATCGTATGCTAGAGGCTAAATTACCTGCTGACATCCGCTCTATATACCTGGGAGAAGATTTGGTTCTATCATCAACTACGTAATATTGCTGGTGTTATTGGTAATTATGCCGCACAAAATAAAACTTTTACTGAAACTTTATACTTTAAGCCGAATTTCCACAGGTAAGTTTTATGCAGCAACGGCATTTTTTCCCATCTGCTCACACCTTAAATTCTAGAAGCTACGAATTTTGGCTGCTCAAGGGTATCACTACTGGGCGACGGGGTGATCATTTCCCATTTTTTAGTTTTTTCTTTTTACTGTTGACTTTTTTATTAACTCCAATTGTGGCCAATGCGAGTGATATTACTCAACAACTTCATCGTCCTGTAAACAGTTCGAGTTGGCAATATGACAGAGATGAAGCTGATAGTTTGCTGCGGATTGGTGAACAGCAATATCGCTCAGGTAATGCAGCAAAAACTATTGACTCTTGCTTACAAGCTTTAGAGATTTATCATTCCATTGGTGATGTCAGAGCTACCGGGTTAACTTATGAATTACTAGCTAAAGCTTATATTCAACAAGAGCGTTACAAAGAAGGGGAAGACGCTTTACGCCGAAGATTAGCGATCGCACGGGATAGCAAAGATTTTCAAGCCCAAATTTTTGCCTTAAATAATATTGCCGCAATTCTTCTGCAAAAAGAGGAAACTGTCGCCGCCGGAAAAGCTGTGCAAGAAGCATTAACTATCGCTCAAGGTGTGAACAATATCGAAGGGCAAGGACTTTCTTTGAGCAATTTAGGTTTAGTTACTGCCAGACTGGGTGATTATAACAAGGCGATTAAACTTTATGAAACTGCTTTAAGTTATCGCCGCCAAAAAAATGATCCAATTGGTGAAGCCAACACTCTGAATAATTTAGGTGATGCTTATCTGGCGGCGGGGAATTATCCCGATACCATCGGCGCTTATGGGTTAGCAATGCGGTTGGCGAGACTGAATGGCGATCGCAATATTCAATTACGCGCCATTGATGGTTTAGTCAAGGCGCATACTTCTGTCGGACGCAATGAACGCGCTTTTGAATTACTCCAAGAACGTTTAGTCATCGCCCAAGAATTACAAAATCTGCCAGAACAGTTAAAATCATTTGAATCTTATGCTGCATTCTATGAGCGGTTAGGTAATTATGCCACAGCCAAGAATTTTTACGAACGAGCAATTGCGATCGCCAATACTCTAGAAGACACGAAACGCGAACTGGTGTTAAAAGATAGATTAACAAAGTTGCAGAAAAAGCGCAGTTGATGTTTACGGGATTGGTTTTATCCAACTGTTGATTAAAATATGCGATGGAAAAGCAGATCCCCGAATTCTTGAAGAAGTCGGGGATCTATTTGTATTGAAGAAAAATATATCGTGGTTATCGACTCTGTGAGGTACAGGAAAAAATAATTAACCGCAGATGCACGCGGATGAACGCGGATGGAATTTGTGTGATTGACCTCAATTTGCTGCGACTATGTGATATAAAAAAAATAAATATAAATTAACTTAAAAAATCCTAATTACAGTCGGATTATTCAGTAATTCTTATTGTATAAATACCTAAATTAACACGATGTGCAACTTATTTTTTAAACCCCTCTCCAAACCTCTCCCCGACGCGGAGAGAGGCTTTGAGTCTTGCTCCCCTTCCCTGTCTGCGACACGCTGCGCGAACGTAGGGAAGGGGTTGGGGGTTAGGTTTAAGAGAAAGTTGCACACGACATAAATTAATCAAGATAAATATATTTATTGAGCAGGTTGCACTCTCCCTGATTGTTCCCAGAGTAAATAAAATTAATTATGCCTTTAGATTTAGAAAGATTTTATCAGGCTTGCAATCCTAGTCGCCCTCTGGTCATGGGAGATGCAAGCGATCGCCGTTATTATATCGATTTTGCGGCGGTGCGGGGCGGCAAAATTATTGAGGCTCTGCTGCGGACAATTACGCGAATTTCTCCTGATACTCCCACTTGTCAATTGTTTACGGGACATTTGGGTTGTGGTAAATCGACGGAATTATTGCGGTTGAAAGCCGAGTTAGAAGAGCAGAAATTTCATGTAGTTTATTTTGAGTCTACCCATGTCTTAGAAATGGCGGATGTGGATGTAACAGATATTTTACTGGCGATCGCAGGACAGGTGAGCGAAAGTCTGGAAGCGAAAAAAATCCGCCTCAAGCCGAGTTACTTCACGAAATTATTTACAGAAGTTGTCGATTTTTTACAAACACCAATTGACTTTGGTGTAGAAGCAGAATTATCTGTGGGGATAGCGAAAATCACCGCCAAAACCAAAGAAAGTCCCCAACTGCGGCGACGGTTAAGAGATTATCTCGAACCGCGTACCCAAAATATTTTGCAGTCCATCAATAAAGAACTCCTAGAACGCGCCAACAACGAACTAAAAAATCAAGGTAAGAAAGGTCTAGTGGTCATTGTTGATAACTTGGATAGGGTCGCAATTCGGCCTTTACCATCGGGGCGATCGCTGCCAGAATACTTATTTATTGAACGTGGCGAACAATTACGTAAACTAGCTTGTCACTTAGTTTACACTATCCCTTTGTCGTTAATTTTTTCTAATGATAGTGCCGAACTGCAACATCGTTTAGGTGGTGGGGTTGCGCCCAAGGTTTTACCGATGATCCCTGTACGTTTGCGTTCTGGGGAAATATTTAACCAAGGGCTATCACTGATGCGACAAATGGTCTTAGCCAGAGCTTTTCCTGACATTGAAGTGAGCGATCGCTTAAGCTTAGTTACAGAGATATTTGATAACCTGGAAACTTTGGATCGATTGTGCTTAATTAGCGGTGGTCATGTCCGGGATTTACTGGGGTTGCTGTTTGACTGCTTAAGAGAACAAGATCCACCTTTTGAGCGTGACTGTGTAGAACTAGTAATTCAACGTCAACGAGACTACCGCGCCCACGCCATTGACCCCCATGAATGGGAGCTAATTTTTCAGGTGGTAGAACAGCAAAGAGTTGGTGGTGACATCGCCTATCACGCTCTTTTACGCAGTTTATTTGTCTTTGAATATCGTGACCATCGAGGTGCTTGGTTTGCTGTCAACCCAGTTATCGCTGAGACACAAAAATTTCAATCATGGTTGAAGATTCACAAGCAGATATAAAATCAGCTAACAAGCGGGCTTTACGCAGTTTAAGCAGAGCAATTTCCCTATCGCGGGGACAATTTTCTGTAGTGTTGGTTTGTTGTAACTATCGGGTTTTACAAACGCAAATCCTCCAACAAATAGAAGCATCTGCATCAAGTCCAGTCCAGAAACTCGTGATTCCCCAAAATGCGAGAAGTCTTTACAGCACAATTCATATCCAGTTGCGGACTGATGAACCACAACCATCTGCATTGAATATTTTGGGTTTAGAATCGGTAGAACATATTGATGATTTACTCAGTTCAATTAATCAAATTCGGGATGAATTTCCCAAACGTCACCTATTCCCGATGATTTTTTGGGTGAATGATGAAATATTGCAAAAAGTCGTGCGGTTAGCACCAGATTTTGCGAGTTGGGCGGCGACACCAATTCGCTTTGAAATGACGACTACACAACTGCAAGATTTTTTACGCCAAGAAACTGACTCGTTATTTGCAACAGTTTTACCGACACAACATCAAGATAATTCAGGTAATGAGCAATATTCAACCTTAGAGCAAATCTGGGAACATAACGATGAACTGCATTTTGCCATTCAGGAATTACGTCATCGCGGAATTACTTTAGAACCAGAATTATACGCCAGTTTAGAGTTTGTGTTTGGCTTGGATAATTATGTGGGCGATCGCATTCAGCGAGCCTTAACTCATTTTCAACAAAGTTTAAAAGTTTGGCAACAATTAGCCTTAGAAAACTGTACTGAAAATTCTCTCTCCACCATTCCCAATACTTGGACTACGGAATTAGATATTCTCAGTAATCATACTTCACCTTTAGTCCGTCAAGGTGTATTACTTTATTATTTAGGTTTGTGTTATATCCGCCTCGCCGAACAAAATCAAATTGAAAATCGTCGTTGTTGGGATGAATCGAAAGCTTATTTACAACAATCATGTAATGTTTTGGAGTTGGCGCAACGATTTGATATTGTTGCCGAATTTATTAGTCAACTCGCAGAAGTTTTAGAACATTTAGAAGAGTGGTCAGAATTACAGACAGTAGCGCAAAAATCTTTAGAACTACATCAAATTTATGGTAGTCAAATTCAACTTGCTTGTGACTATGGTTTTTTAGCTCAAGTTGCTTTACAACAGTCGCGTTGGATGCAGGCGAGTATTTTAGCCCATGTGTCTTTATTAAAATTAGGAGAAGCTCAAAGACAAGGCGCTTCCCATCAATATTTATTTCCCTCTTTACTGGCGCAAATTTATTATTTAATTTTAGCCGAAGCCCAACAAAGTTTAGGCGACCATAAAATTGCGAACGAATATTTAGAAAAAGCTGCAAAAGCCCTACCGAATGCGTTGGAAAATAGCGCCCATCAATATAACGCCCATCGTTATATTCGCTTATTACGCACACTGCGATCGCTTTACTTTGCGGCTGGGCGATATTCAGAAGCTTATACTATCAGACAAAAACGGCGTTCTGTCGAACAACAATATGGTTTTCGGGCTTTCATTGGCGCGGGACGTTTACAACCCCAACGACAAGCCACTAACCCCGCTTTGATGTCACCTTCGGGAACCAGCAGCGTCGCCTTAGAAATTGAGGCTTCTGGGCGAGAAGGCGATATTAATAACTTAATTGGCAAAATTAGCCGTGCTGACCAAAAATTAATGATTATTCACGGTCAGTCTGGTGTCGGTAAAAGTTCTACCGTTAGCGCCGGGTTAGTCCCAGCCTTACAAAATCGTACCGTCGGCGACCAAATTGCCGTGCCTGTGGTAATTCAAGTTTACACAGATTGGGTGCGTGAATTTGGGAAAGCTTTAACGGCGGCGATGTCTCACATTCAGCGAGAAGAAGTCATAGAAGTCAGCGCATCTGATACCCATATCCCCATCACCACGGCTGATATTTTGACCAAATTAACTGAAAATGCCAATAAACATTTAATTACAGTTTTAATTTTTGACCAATTTGAAGAATTTTTCTTTACTTGTAGTCAGTTAGCAGAGAGGCAAAAATTTGATAGATTTTTGCGAGATTGTTTAAATGTTTCCTTTGTGAAAATCATCTTTTCCATCCGGGAAGATTATTTATATCGGTTGCTGGAATTTAAAAATCTCGCCGCCTTAGAAGCCATTGATTATAATATTCTTGATAAAAATATTCGATATCAATTAAATAATTTTTCCCCCGAATATGCAAAGGTAATTATTCAAAAATTAACCGAGCGATCGCAGATGAGTTTAGAACCTGCGTTAATCGAGGCTTTGGTCGAAGATTTATCCGCAGATTTGGGCGAAGTGCGACCAATAGAATTACAAGTTGTGGGCGCACAACTCCAAGATGAACGGATTAATACATTAGCCCAATATCAACCATATCGCCCCAACAAACTGATTGAGCGGTATATTAAAGAATTAATCAAAGATTGCGGCCCCGAAAATGAACGCGCCGCGTTATTAGTTTTATATTTACTCACAGATGAAACTAATCAAAGACCTTTTAAAACCCGTGCCGAATTAACTACAGAAATTGCTGAATTAGAAGATGCGGGTAAATTAGAATTAGTCTTGAATATTTTAGTTAGTTCTGGTTTGGTTGTGTTATTTCCTGATGTACCGGAACGCTATCAACTCATTCATGATTACTTAGTAGATTTGATTCGGTACTTGCAAGAACAAGAATCAAGTTTACAAGCCAAACTTGATCAATTACGCCGCAAAGTGGATCAAAGTGAATTTGAAATTGAACGCCTCAAAAGTGAACTGCGCCAAAAAAAGCAACAAGCTAGACTCCCAGAATCTCCGCCCCCGCAAGGGTTTGATTTAGTTACAGAATTACGAGAATTACGCAAGCGTGAAGAATTAAGTCAGTTAGAAATTGAACAATTAAGGTCGGTGCTGAAAGAAAAGGAACTCACAGCACAACTCGCAGCCGCCCAAGAAAAACAAAGGCTGAACGAAGCCAGGTTAAATCGTTCTTTGAAAGTTGCTTTATCGGTAGCATTTTTAGCAATTGTTGGCTTGTCAATTTCCATCATTAGCGTTTTAGATAGCGAAATTAAAACCCTGAGTGTTTCTAGTGAAGCTTTATTTGCATCCCAAAAAGGTATCGATGCGTTAAAAGAAGGAATCAAAGCCGGGAGAAAATTAGAACAGGCTATTTGGGTAGACCCCTCCACACAACAGCAAGTGCAAACGGCGTTATACCAAGCAGTGTCAGGTGTCAGGGAGATTAACAGGTTAGAAAGTCATACCGGAGGGGTGAATAGTGCTGTATTTAGCCGTGATCGCTTCTTAATTGTCTCCGGTAGCGCCGATAATACAATTAAACTCTGGCGGGCTGATGGTACTTTACTCAAAACTCTGTCGGGACATGAAGATATAGTTAACAGTGTTAGTTTTAGTCCCGATGGGCAAATCATCGCCTCTGGTAGTCAAGATATGACCGTAAGATTATGGAGTCGGGAAGGCAAATTACTCCACACCCTCAAAGGTCATACGGCTGTAGTGAATAGCGTGAGTTTCAGTCCCGATGGGCAAGTTATCGCCTCAGCCAGCACCGACAACACCGTAAAATTATGGAGTCGTGATGGAAAACTACTCCGCACCTTAACCGGACATCAAAGTTCTGTTTTAGATGTAGCTTGGTCGCCGGATAATCAAATTCTCGCTTCAGCCAGTGCTGATCAAACTATCAAACTTTGGAACCGGGAAGGTAAATTACTCAAAACTTGGCCAGCACATAATGATGCTGTCAAAAGTCTAGCTTGGTCGCCCGACAGTAAAACCCTTGTTTCTGGCAGTTTAGACCAAACAATTAAACTCTGGAATCTCCAAGGTCAACTCATCAGAACTTTTTCTGGTCACACAGCAGAAATCACCAGCGTCAGTTTTAGTCCCAATGGTCATACAATTGCCTCAGCTAGTCTCGACCAAACCGTGAAATTGTGGAGTCCCACAGGTTTACTGTTGGGGACTCTCCGGGGTCATAACAATTGGGTAAACAGTGTGAGTTTTAGTTCTGACAGTCGGACTGTGATTTCCGCGAGTCGTGACAAAACTGTGAAACTTTGGCGCTGGGATGATGTGCTGTTACGTAACCCCAACAGCGACCAAGCTGACTGGATTACCAGTATCAGTTTTAGCCCTGATAGCCGCAATATCGCCGCCGCCAGTCGAGATTCCACAGTCAAAATCTTAAATAGCCAAGGGCAAATTTTACGCACCTTCTCAGGTCACAAAGGTCAAGTTTGGGGGGTGGCTTGGTCAAGGGATGGTCAAAATATTGCCTCAAGTAGTAAAGATAAAACCGTCAAGCTGTGGAGTCGGGACGGTAAACTGCTGCATACTTTAACAGGTCATCAAGATACAGTATTGGCGGTAGCTTGGTCGCCCGATGGTCAAGTTATCGCCTCAGCGAGTAAAGATCAAACCGTCAAGCTGTGGAATCGGGATGGCAAACTGCTGCACACTTTAACAGGTCATCAAGACGCTGTAAATTGGGTAGATTTTAGCCCTGATGGTCAATTGTTAGCCTCCGCCAGCGACGATAAAACAGTGATGATTTGGAGTCGGGACGGCAAACCACAAAAAACTTTAAAAGGTCATAATCGTCCGGTGAATGGTGTGGCTTGGTCTAGTGATGGTCAAACTTTAGCTTCCGCAAGTATTGATAGCACAGTTAAAATTTGGAGTCGAGACGGTAAACTACTCAATGATATTTCGGGAGACGGTGATAGCTTCATTAGTGTGAGTTTTAGTCCTGATGGCAAAATGTTGGTA
This window contains:
- a CDS encoding WD40 repeat domain-containing protein, whose translation is MVEDSQADIKSANKRALRSLSRAISLSRGQFSVVLVCCNYRVLQTQILQQIEASASSPVQKLVIPQNARSLYSTIHIQLRTDEPQPSALNILGLESVEHIDDLLSSINQIRDEFPKRHLFPMIFWVNDEILQKVVRLAPDFASWAATPIRFEMTTTQLQDFLRQETDSLFATVLPTQHQDNSGNEQYSTLEQIWEHNDELHFAIQELRHRGITLEPELYASLEFVFGLDNYVGDRIQRALTHFQQSLKVWQQLALENCTENSLSTIPNTWTTELDILSNHTSPLVRQGVLLYYLGLCYIRLAEQNQIENRRCWDESKAYLQQSCNVLELAQRFDIVAEFISQLAEVLEHLEEWSELQTVAQKSLELHQIYGSQIQLACDYGFLAQVALQQSRWMQASILAHVSLLKLGEAQRQGASHQYLFPSLLAQIYYLILAEAQQSLGDHKIANEYLEKAAKALPNALENSAHQYNAHRYIRLLRTLRSLYFAAGRYSEAYTIRQKRRSVEQQYGFRAFIGAGRLQPQRQATNPALMSPSGTSSVALEIEASGREGDINNLIGKISRADQKLMIIHGQSGVGKSSTVSAGLVPALQNRTVGDQIAVPVVIQVYTDWVREFGKALTAAMSHIQREEVIEVSASDTHIPITTADILTKLTENANKHLITVLIFDQFEEFFFTCSQLAERQKFDRFLRDCLNVSFVKIIFSIREDYLYRLLEFKNLAALEAIDYNILDKNIRYQLNNFSPEYAKVIIQKLTERSQMSLEPALIEALVEDLSADLGEVRPIELQVVGAQLQDERINTLAQYQPYRPNKLIERYIKELIKDCGPENERAALLVLYLLTDETNQRPFKTRAELTTEIAELEDAGKLELVLNILVSSGLVVLFPDVPERYQLIHDYLVDLIRYLQEQESSLQAKLDQLRRKVDQSEFEIERLKSELRQKKQQARLPESPPPQGFDLVTELRELRKREELSQLEIEQLRSVLKEKELTAQLAAAQEKQRLNEARLNRSLKVALSVAFLAIVGLSISIISVLDSEIKTLSVSSEALFASQKGIDALKEGIKAGRKLEQAIWVDPSTQQQVQTALYQAVSGVREINRLESHTGGVNSAVFSRDRFLIVSGSADNTIKLWRADGTLLKTLSGHEDIVNSVSFSPDGQIIASGSQDMTVRLWSREGKLLHTLKGHTAVVNSVSFSPDGQVIASASTDNTVKLWSRDGKLLRTLTGHQSSVLDVAWSPDNQILASASADQTIKLWNREGKLLKTWPAHNDAVKSLAWSPDSKTLVSGSLDQTIKLWNLQGQLIRTFSGHTAEITSVSFSPNGHTIASASLDQTVKLWSPTGLLLGTLRGHNNWVNSVSFSSDSRTVISASRDKTVKLWRWDDVLLRNPNSDQADWITSISFSPDSRNIAAASRDSTVKILNSQGQILRTFSGHKGQVWGVAWSRDGQNIASSSKDKTVKLWSRDGKLLHTLTGHQDTVLAVAWSPDGQVIASASKDQTVKLWNRDGKLLHTLTGHQDAVNWVDFSPDGQLLASASDDKTVMIWSRDGKPQKTLKGHNRPVNGVAWSSDGQTLASASIDSTVKIWSRDGKLLNDISGDGDSFISVSFSPDGKMLVAASEDKLKLWNRDGRLLIALKGDKEELTSVNFSPDGKTLAAGSGKGMVVFRTLADIKLENLLRRGCDLLHDYLQKNPKVSQSDRSLCLKQ